A region of the Zonotrichia leucophrys gambelii isolate GWCS_2022_RI chromosome 14, RI_Zleu_2.0, whole genome shotgun sequence genome:
GACAGATTCTGTTTATTCCAGTTAAATATTGGCACTATGTGCGATCACTtgaactcagcttctctgttagTTTCTGGTGGTCATAGTTCTGACACATAGCAgcactgaaattaaattaaaaatcaggcAAGTAGCCTCTCTCTCTCAGGAGAGGTTAGAGgtgaagcaaaaccaaaaaccaacaaactctTGCTAAAGCATGTAGAAGTAGTCACAATGGGTAAGTGGAAAGATGATGCTGTAGTTACTTCATTTTTGTAGATGTTTCTAATAACTCCTAAAGAGCATATTGTTAGGTCATTGTCCTGTGTATGCATCCATCAGAAACAGCCTCTGtacaggcactgccagggctctgcctgagcCTCTGTCTTAGTAATCAGGTCAGGGTTATCTTCTACTTGGATTTAGTAACACTAAATCCTAGAGTTAGCTAGAGAGATGGTGCTACCTGAAGGTTCaatccattaaaaaattaagctAACACCAAGCAAGGTACTAGTCACTTGCATGGAAAAAGTTATTAATGCCCTGGTTCTGGCCAGGATAGGGTTCATTTTTGCAGTAGCCAGGAGGGGCATGGCCCAGACCCAGAGGTTATTTTGTACCACCTCAgcctgccactgctgcaggccaggggcaggaaggggTTCCTTGGTCTTTTAGTGATTGAATCTGTGTGAATCTTTTTGTGTGAACCTTTTGTCTGTCTTGTACACTGTTATTGATATTGTTGCTATTACTGCTTATTTTCTTATtccattgctgtttccagtaaattgttcttattgCAACTCATGATCTTTATCTTTTGGACCTCCCAATTCTCCTCTCCATGAGGGGAGAGGTAGGGGGAGGAGGGAATGAGCAAGCATCTCGTGGTTTGGAGCGTTTTGGTGGAAACACTAATCTGGGGAGTACCATTTCTAAACCACAACATCATGTTAAAGCCTAGAACATAACTGAAGTTAATCCATAGTTTAATTGCAGTTAGACAACCTGAGGTTTAATTATACTTTGATTAACCATCATATGaactgctgccacagcccttcTGCTGTGTCACACATCTCTACCAGGGACAAGAATGCTGCCATTTTAGTCTGGTGTCTGGCAATAGCCAGTCCTTGGCTCCTTTCCAAGTCactcttaaaggaaaaaacatcctTACTTAAAACTGGAGACAAGTGCCAAGACAAAAAACCTAAAGAATCTCAGTATGGTAATGTTTTCAGGAGTTTACAGACATAAGCTAACATTGCCCCACGTCCTGTCCTACTGCTTCCCAATCCTTCTGTGGCAGTATTCCCTCCTTACAGAGCACAGCTGCTCATTGCATGGCCTTACATTAAGACAAATTCTTCTGCATCTAAAGAAGGGACAAAACACAACCACAGTGCCAACCAGAAGTGCTCCAACTCCAGCCCTAGGTCAGAGACTGAGCCAGCTGCCTTGCACACGCTGCACTGATTTTTCACCTGCTTGACATGCTACAGCAGGTGTCATTTCCATTGTGCAACTGAATTTGTGCTGTTCCTGTACAAACAGGGAGCACTTGCTGAGAAAGGCTTCTTTCAAGAGTTCAGCTGCATATATCAGATTGCAGGACTGACTAAAACATTTGCATCTTTCATCCCCAAACATGCACTGAGAGTCGCAACCTAAGAATATGGAGAATTACAGAACAAAACAGCCTCCAAGAAAGCTGTACAAGCATTACTGTGAACAGGAACATcaattatgtttttattttaagtttctTAGAACTTTAGAAAACGAGTACACTGAGCACTGTTACTAATGAATACAATACAGTCTGGCTGTTCTGCCAGAGTGGTGGCAAACAGATGTCACTGACATCAAGTCTTACTGGCATCATCTAGGGCCAAGAGTGGAGCTCTGTGGTAAGTCTAGGAGCCCATCCGATCCACACCTGTAAAGAAAACTAAAGGAAGGTTAATAGaattcacaccaaaaaaaagataatattgTAAAATCACCTTGTCTAAAATGCTTTGTATATTCCTCTGTTGCTGTTCACAATGTCAAATTTCCCTGGACAAATGGAGTAATTCCAAAGAGATTCTTAGAAGCTCAGTATTTCCAGAAGTTTTAGTGTCATGGGTTATGTGTGCCTCTATTCCTTTCCCACTCCCCCCTACCTCCTAAAGATAGATATAAAAAATATGCACAGGGTCTGCTAATGCCCCTGTGGCACTCTTTGGGCACTGTAGGGGCTCAATGCTGCCTGTGTGTGGTTTAGTGTCTGAAACGTACCAGTGAAGTCAGAAATACCTGATACTCACAGTTATAAATAATACAGGCAGTGCCACTGAACATCACAGCCCATTCCCTAGTATTATTACattcaactttttaaaaatacgtTGCTTAGTACCTGGGGTGTCACAAGACCAGAATTCATTACACCCGGGACAGCGGGGTTCAGTCTGGCCTCTGAAGTACTTTCTGACACAAGGTAAGTGCATTCCAATTCCACAGGATTCACATACTTGGCTCTGAAATCAGGAGTGTTGATTCATAAAATCATTCTAAACTGTCCTTCAATTTAAGAGAAAGTTGTTACAAAGAGCAGCAGATATGCAACACTTTGTTCCAAAGAATGGCTCCCACAATATGGGTGGTGGACACACTCAACAGTCAAAGCAGGTAACTGGTAAAAGGAGGTCTTTTtctgtaaaagagaaaatactgtTTCCCTATATGGACAAAATTTAGCTTGAAAGATGACAATTTCAGTGCAATAAAGGAGACTAATTGGGATGGAAAAAGTAATATGGAAGCATGTTATTTGGGCAGATCAGAAGATGCAGGCTCTCAGAGCAAGAAAATGTAGCAGTTTTGGAATATGAATCCAGGCTGTAACTACTTAAGCAAGATGGAATGGGTAACATCCCAGCTATCAAAACACAGTGCTTTAGCATGCTCAACATAGCACACGTGTTCCTTCTGAGGTCCAAACACAAAGAATTGCTGAATTAAAATCCCAGAACCAAGAATGAATGTGTCACACGATGACACCTATTGGCAAGGCCCAAAGAGGACACTGCTAACACCTCACTGCTAAACCTCTTTCAGCATCAGGAGCTCATCTCTAACATGCTGGTTTAGAAAGCTAGACAGAAAAACCATATTCCTCATTGTGGGAGCGCACTTTTCCAATTTTATACTTGGAGACACTGCTCCAagacaattttatttctaaagacATGcctaaattggaaaaaaatatttttttttttttacaaaatgcaCGAGCACCATGACCAGATTACAAGACCAAGATTATACTCAAGGGGAAGCATCACAAACCTCAGCTATGACCATGCAAGTCCTTAGCTGAGGTGATAAATGACGTTACCTGGATGGCGAGGCTGTGACAGATGTTACATTTCCTTGCCACATCCTGGTAGTTGCTGAGAATGTACTGTTCCATCTCAATTATGCAACGAGTATGCAGAGTATATTCTCCATTTTTCTAAGGAAACAAGTGTTGAGATTAAGAATTTCTTTTGATTCCTTTTACCTTTTTGACTTTGCTAACCATCTGTTAACAAGCCACTTCTTTCTACCATCATGAAACCAACATGCTGTACAATGCAATGCCAGAACCACTTTTGAAATAGCAGAACTCCTTTGTTTAGAGGAGCAGAATAAAAATCCCACACCTTTAACAGAGATCTAGTCTTTGGAATGCATAGATGAGTGAGCATGCATTCCTTAATAGAGGCATGCTGTTTTGGGATCCTCCCAAAAAGAATGTTAGAGGAAATTCTTCCAGCTTTCAACAAAATCTAGGCATTTCCTGCTTGATGTATCTTTGTAAACATCTGCCAAATCAACTTAACATGTAAGTAACAGTGTGGCAGCAGGTTGAGGATCTATGATGCAATGACTCCAGCAGAAAAGGGATTAAAGTCTCACTTAGCATGCAATTGCAGTATCCACATGGTCAGTCCACCACGGTCCACATGGTGAGTTAATCTCCACTGCTtcctcataaaataaaatagatgtaACTACGTGCACAGTGGCCGATGCATTTCTGGTACAGGAGTTTTCAACATGCCTGGCCTTACTCCTTTTCAGGAAATTCTAAATGCAACTAACAGCACTAATCCCTCTGAAGAGCTTTCCCCAGCTCTTGTTCCAGGCTGAAGGATGCTGTGCTGTTGTGTACAAAGCTGTGTacaaaggcagctgtgctgTTGTGTCTATGCATCACTGGGCAGGACTGGACACACAAACCCACCTGGCGCCAGTACAAAAAAGTGAAACCACATCGTCCTGTACAGACCTACCCAAGGACTTTTTCCATTTAAGTCTACTTCCTTTTCTGCAAAAATCACTGGAGCAGCAATAAGCATGGGTGCCATAAGACCATTTTTGCCATCATTCATTCAAGAAGAGCTCCAGTTTCAACTACCACATCCTTAAGAACATTGTAGCTGGACCCACTGGACTAAGAACACCTGAATGCAGTTACCTCAGAGAGCCACTTATCCTCCACAAAAACTTTCAGCACTTGTtctgcttcctttttcttcattttttttgtcttaagTTGGTCAGCCAAATTTAAAATGTCTGTAGATGAGGCAAAGCCATTTTCTGATAAAATTATTAGGTCCATCTACAGGAAGAAACATTACCAATATTAGAAACACTGCAGTTAGGCAGACACACCTTACAGTAATGTGCTGATATGCATTTTTTTTGCATCCAGATATGTGAGAAATACTACAGTCTATGGCTTGAACCACAATTGTAAAACAAAGGCCAAAAGCTGAAACAATCATTGTCCCCTTAGCAGTTTTGATCTTTGCCAAGAAAATGTTTCCACAAATACAAGTATTTGTGGAAACAAATACTCCATTTCTTTTTATCTGCTCTTTGTCAAAGATCTTTTGAGGAAAAACCTCAATAACCATAGACAAATGTTTAAATGCAAATCAGCAAATTCATTTTATATGTTACCAGCATTAAAAACTACTATATATTACTAAACTACTGAAGCCAGTGAAAAACTCAGCAGTCATGACTGAAAATCCTGAAGAAAGTTGCTTGTGTAACTAAAAGTAGGCATGTCTTGCCCCTAACAcagggagccattccctggtgCTGATTCTGCCTTACCCATAACTGACTTACAACAACAAATCATTACTTGCACATATCTTCATCCCTGCCCATTCCACCAATTTGA
Encoded here:
- the NSMCE1 gene encoding non-structural maintenance of chromosomes element 1 homolog, coding for MAAQMTNAHRRFLQVLMSNGITEGSEARKLHQHCCETDKVYYAHDKLDDFISTINTNLQPLFMQIRKGISEDNGRAHYAVVNLAETEVTKMASDYTEIELELFRKTMDLIILSENGFASSTDILNLADQLKTKKMKKKEAEQVLKVFVEDKWLSEKNGEYTLHTRCIIEMEQYILSNYQDVARKCNICHSLAIQSQVCESCGIGMHLPCVRKYFRGQTEPRCPGCNEFWSCDTPGVDRMGS